One Fontisphaera persica DNA window includes the following coding sequences:
- a CDS encoding helix-turn-helix domain-containing protein, translating to MHTTYFELYRMRTHRHWLRQKLVAFAKTHGIKAAVREFGCSRNTVRKWLRRHVPGKPSSLQEHSRRPRRSPRRIPSGLEGQIVKLRHQTGFGAERLQRRSALPCSHNAIARVLRQHHLLRPRKKKPATKKLLRALKRNWPLFSQLSADTKYLQDIPHYWPQMNRLHLPRFQYTVREPVSGACFTGYADELSKSYATLLATQLSAHLAAHGVNLTTLVWQTDNGSEFQVNQHHQGLPATVRALGSDHRFIPPKRYTWQSDVETVHRLVEDEFFDRETFSSPQDFWAKITTYWLYFNLVRPNRGKEWQSPLQILNAKAPALAGALIHWLPSTSPNPTIPTCLHPSTGVMISPSFPFTSGFWRGMTAGWDIHRNP from the coding sequence GTGCACACCACCTACTTTGAATTGTACCGTATGCGCACCCACCGCCATTGGTTGCGACAAAAACTCGTCGCCTTCGCCAAAACCCACGGCATCAAAGCCGCCGTCCGCGAGTTCGGCTGTTCCCGCAACACCGTCCGTAAATGGCTCCGACGCCACGTGCCCGGCAAGCCCTCCTCCCTCCAAGAACACAGCCGCCGCCCACGACGCTCCCCCCGCCGTATCCCCTCCGGCCTCGAAGGCCAAATCGTCAAACTCCGCCACCAAACCGGCTTCGGCGCCGAACGCCTCCAGCGCAGATCCGCCCTCCCCTGCAGCCACAACGCCATCGCCCGCGTCCTCCGCCAACACCATCTCCTCCGCCCACGCAAAAAGAAACCCGCCACCAAAAAACTCCTCCGCGCCCTCAAACGGAACTGGCCACTCTTCTCCCAACTCTCCGCCGATACCAAGTATTTACAGGACATTCCCCATTACTGGCCCCAAATGAACCGCCTCCACCTCCCCCGCTTCCAATACACCGTCCGCGAACCAGTCTCCGGCGCCTGCTTCACCGGCTACGCCGACGAACTCTCCAAATCCTACGCCACCCTCCTGGCCACACAACTCTCCGCCCACCTCGCCGCCCACGGCGTCAACCTCACCACCCTGGTCTGGCAAACCGACAACGGCAGTGAATTCCAAGTCAACCAACACCACCAAGGCCTCCCCGCCACCGTCCGCGCCCTCGGCTCCGACCACCGCTTCATCCCTCCCAAACGCTACACCTGGCAAAGCGACGTCGAAACCGTCCACCGCCTGGTCGAAGACGAATTCTTCGACCGCGAAACCTTCTCCAGCCCCCAAGACTTTTGGGCCAAAATCACCACCTACTGGCTGTACTTCAACCTCGTCCGCCCCAACCGCGGCAAAGAATGGCAAAGCCCACTCCAAATCCTCAACGCCAAGGCCCCAGCCCTCGCCGGGGCCCTAATCCACTGGCTCCCCTCAACCTCTCCCAACCCCACCATCCCGACTTGCCTCCACCCCTCCACCGGGGTCATGATCTCACCCAGCTTTCCCTTCACTTCCGGCTTCTGGAGGGGGATGACCGCCGGCTGGGATATCCATCGCAACCCCTGA
- a CDS encoding tyrosine-type recombinase/integrase: protein MKQRKRQVEPDRQKSDWQPTQHSNLIRYVPSGVFYLRARINGKLHWQSLKTDVLSVAKLRLADKIKEKREETGSDLAVKAGRMTFADALQVFRHRLDADPDLKEGAKVYRRKTIISLLKSWPSLEQTNVSKISKDDCLAWAKRFAADYSPSVYNNTVGTLRMVLDIAIEKGARSGNPAQHISKRRIQQKALSLPEPEEFLRFAEAITQAGAWCSQECADLVQFLAYGGFRKTEGANITWADCDFDRGQIRVRITKNGEPRIVPMIPEMKTLLERIKAERTEIQPADAVMKVRECQKAMDRAAKVVGIQRITHHDLRHLFATRCIESGVDIPTVSRWLGHKDGGALAMKVYGHLRDHHSTAMAQKVSFSLKPKSRSNAQLATT from the coding sequence ATGAAACAGCGCAAACGCCAGGTTGAGCCGGATCGCCAGAAGTCAGACTGGCAACCAACTCAACACAGCAACCTGATTCGTTACGTTCCATCCGGCGTATTCTACCTCAGAGCCAGGATCAACGGCAAGCTCCATTGGCAAAGCCTTAAAACCGACGTTCTCAGCGTGGCCAAACTCCGCCTCGCCGACAAGATCAAGGAGAAGCGAGAGGAGACCGGGAGTGATCTTGCGGTGAAGGCGGGCAGGATGACCTTTGCCGATGCTCTCCAAGTTTTCCGGCACAGACTCGATGCTGATCCAGACCTCAAGGAGGGTGCAAAAGTTTATCGCCGGAAAACGATCATCTCCCTTCTGAAATCGTGGCCCAGCTTGGAACAGACCAACGTGAGCAAGATTTCCAAAGACGATTGCCTCGCGTGGGCGAAGCGCTTCGCTGCGGACTACAGCCCGTCGGTTTACAACAACACCGTCGGCACACTTCGCATGGTGCTCGACATTGCCATAGAGAAGGGAGCGCGCTCCGGCAATCCCGCGCAGCACATTTCAAAGCGCAGGATTCAGCAGAAGGCTTTGAGCCTCCCGGAGCCAGAGGAATTTCTCAGGTTTGCGGAAGCCATCACGCAGGCTGGGGCATGGTGCAGTCAGGAGTGCGCCGATCTGGTTCAATTCCTTGCTTACGGGGGGTTCCGCAAAACTGAAGGAGCCAACATTACATGGGCCGATTGCGATTTTGATCGTGGGCAAATTCGCGTGAGAATCACCAAGAATGGTGAGCCTCGAATCGTGCCGATGATTCCGGAGATGAAGACGCTTCTGGAACGCATCAAGGCAGAGCGAACCGAGATTCAACCCGCAGACGCTGTGATGAAGGTCCGGGAGTGTCAAAAAGCCATGGACCGAGCTGCCAAAGTGGTCGGCATACAACGGATCACCCATCACGACCTGCGCCACCTATTTGCCACCCGTTGCATTGAATCCGGTGTAGACATCCCCACCGTCTCGCGCTGGTTGGGCCACAAGGACGGTGGTGCACTGGCAATGAAGGTGTACGGTCATTTGCGCGACCACCACTCCACTGCCATGGCCCAGAAGGTGTCGTTCAGCCTCAAGCCCAAATCTAGATCGAATGCACAATTGGCGACCACCTAG
- a CDS encoding helix-turn-helix domain-containing protein, producing MPLGNRDELPTLVYTVHETAAILKVTEKTIYRLVDRELLKASNALRHLRITRKSLEEFLAKTSGEVGHE from the coding sequence ATGCCCCTAGGAAATCGCGATGAACTGCCGACCTTGGTCTATACAGTCCATGAGACGGCAGCGATACTAAAGGTCACCGAAAAAACGATCTACCGCTTGGTGGATCGTGAGTTGCTTAAGGCGTCCAACGCCCTCCGGCACCTGCGGATTACCCGCAAGAGTTTAGAGGAATTCCTCGCCAAAACTTCGGGGGAGGTGGGCCATGAATAA